A DNA window from Phoenix dactylifera cultivar Barhee BC4 chromosome 13, palm_55x_up_171113_PBpolish2nd_filt_p, whole genome shotgun sequence contains the following coding sequences:
- the LOC103722096 gene encoding probable aspartic proteinase GIP2, translating into MSAMASSAPILLFASLLFLFSISSAQRPHALVAPVAKDAATLQYVTRVSQRTPLVLLKLVVDLGGRFLWVDCDNGYTSSTYRPVRCRSAQCSLAMANGCGDCFSAPRPGCNNNTCGVSPENPFIRTSTGGELAEDVLSLPSTDGSNPGPLAVDPSFLFSCAPTSLVEGLASGATGMAGLGRTKIGLPTQLAATFSFHRKFALCLSSSTSSDGVIFFGDGPYNLLPNVDASQSLIYTHLIINPVSTAGTSVAGEKSAEYFIGVKSIKINEKTVPINTTLLSIDRNGVGGTKISTVTPYTTLETSIYKAVASAFEESLANITRAAAVSPFTVCFNSKEIGSTRVGPAVPSIDLVLESESVFWRIFGSNSMVQVNDDVLCLGFVDGGANPRTSVVIGGHQLEDNLLQFDLATSRLGFSSSLLFRQTTCANFNFTSNA; encoded by the coding sequence ATGTCCGCAATGGCTTCCTCCGCGCCCATTCTCCTCTTCgcctccctcctcttcctcttctccatctccTCGGCCCAACGGCCCCACGCCCTCGTCGCCCCGGTCGCCAAGGATGCCGCCACCCTCCAGTACGTGACCCGCGTCAGCCAGAGAACCCCTCTTGTGCTCCTCAAGCTCGTCGTCGACCTCGGCGGTCGCTTCCTCTGGGTCGACTGCGACAACGGCTACACCTCGTCCACATACCGCCCCGTCCGATGCCGCTCGGCCCAGTGCTCCCTTGCCATGGCCAACGGGTGCGGCGACTGCTTCTCCGCCCCCCGGCCCGGGTGCAACAACAACACCTGCGGCGTCTCCCCTGAGAACCCCTTCATCCGAACAAGCACCGGCGGCGAGCTCGCCGAGGACGTCCTCTCCCTCCCATCCACCGATGGGTCCAACCCTGGCCCTCTTGCCGTCGATCCCAGCTTCCTCTTTTCATGCGCGCCCACGTCCCTCGTCGAAGGCCTTGCGAGCGGCGCCACCGGCATGGCGGGCCTCGGCCGGACTAAAATTGGTCTACCGACGCAGCTCGCTGCAACGTTCAGCTTCCATCGGAAGTTCGCGCTGTGTCTCTCATCTTCGACATCGTCGGACGGTGTCATATTCTTCGGCGACGGACCCTACAACTTGCTCCCGAATGTGGATGCTTCGCAATCTCTTATCTACACTCATCTCATCATCAATCCTGTAAGCACCGCCGGAACTTCTGTAGCAGGAGAGAAGTCGGCCGAGTACTTCATCGGAGTAAAATCAATCAAGATAAACGAAAAAACGGTGCCTATCAACACTACATTGCTCTCCATCGATAGAAACGGCGTCGGTGGAACCAAGATCAGCACGGTCACTCCATACACCACCCTCGAGACCTCCATCTACAAGGCGGTGGCATCGGCGTTCGAAGAGTCGTTGGCTAACATCACCAGGGCCGCGGCGGTGTCGCCATTCACCGTGTGCTTCAATTCGAAGGAAATCGGGAGCACGAGAGTCGGGCCGGCGGTGCCGTCCATCGACCTTGTGCTGGAGAGCGAGAGTGTGTTCTGGAGGATCTTTGGCTCCAACTCGATGGTGCAGGTGAATGACGACGTTCTTTGCCTGGGGTTCGTGGACGGCGGCGCGAACCCGAGGACATCGGTGGTGATCGGAGGGCATCAGCTGGAGGACAACCTGCTGCAGTTCGACCTGGCAACGTCGCGGTTGGGGTTCAGCTCGTCGCTGCTCTTCCGGCAGACCACCTGCGCCAACTTCAACTTCACGTCCAATGCCTAG